Proteins encoded together in one Luteimonas fraxinea window:
- a CDS encoding transposase, translated as MPLTIACDETKAADLDEVVEYMFENKISPEDQASLMEAAPMLRRLANNKSFLAEMVCEELKSYDTLQSSNNYSAQVFMLYRPQRKGQSFFMRACFWPSNADQVVKTSGTDPFFYNKPHDHNFNFLTVGYHGPGYWSDYFEYDYDQCDGVRGESVPLRFIEQSKLDTGKVLLYRAFTDIHNQLPADSFSVSLNIMENSMRASMMDQYAFDLQASKISDLINRTTSISLFNAAAALGNDEQKDVLRFIAQQHSIDRIRLSALDALAHSSTDQDEAIKVWASVKDSDTAFLRGWRKVRTTEIETFATAQLRA; from the coding sequence ATGCCATTGACAATCGCGTGCGATGAAACTAAGGCGGCCGACCTAGACGAAGTCGTTGAGTACATGTTCGAGAACAAAATATCGCCGGAGGATCAGGCGTCGCTTATGGAAGCTGCGCCGATGCTACGGCGCTTGGCGAACAACAAGTCATTTCTCGCAGAGATGGTTTGCGAAGAGTTAAAGAGCTACGACACGCTCCAGTCATCGAACAACTACTCTGCTCAAGTTTTCATGCTTTATAGGCCTCAACGAAAGGGTCAATCTTTCTTCATGCGCGCATGCTTCTGGCCTTCGAATGCGGACCAAGTTGTGAAGACGAGCGGGACGGATCCGTTCTTCTATAATAAACCGCACGATCACAACTTCAATTTCCTCACCGTGGGATATCACGGCCCTGGCTACTGGAGTGACTACTTCGAATACGACTACGACCAGTGCGATGGCGTGCGAGGGGAGTCGGTACCGCTCCGATTTATTGAGCAATCAAAGCTCGACACTGGCAAGGTCCTGCTCTATCGTGCATTTACCGACATCCACAACCAGCTTCCTGCAGACTCATTCTCAGTCTCACTGAACATTATGGAAAATTCAATGAGAGCATCCATGATGGATCAGTACGCGTTCGATCTTCAAGCGAGCAAGATCTCTGATCTCATCAATCGCACCACGTCTATTTCACTCTTCAACGCTGCTGCAGCTCTCGGAAACGATGAGCAGAAAGATGTGCTCAGGTTTATCGCCCAGCAGCACAGCATCGATCGCATCCGACTCTCTGCGCTGGATGCTCTTGCTCATTCGTCAACAGACCAGGATGAGGCGATCAAGGTGTGGGCGTCAGTGAAAGACAGCGATACAGCGTTCCTGCGAGGCTGGCGCAAAGTGCGGACCACTGAGATCGAGACTTTCGCCACCGCTCAATTGAGGGCTTAG
- a CDS encoding helix-turn-helix domain-containing protein, translating to MSERIRSARRSTGLSQTRFAERVGVHRSAVAQWERPGGCNPSLEKLVLITVVSGVGMDWLVSGRAPERSLKLEGITAVSLEYLAKDSMEERALVAVRSVPASSKIKFVDQIESTSAALREEFYPGHKCP from the coding sequence ATGTCTGAGAGAATTCGCAGCGCGCGTCGATCAACAGGTTTGTCTCAAACGCGGTTTGCTGAGCGAGTTGGAGTTCACCGATCTGCAGTAGCGCAATGGGAACGACCTGGCGGTTGCAACCCATCACTTGAGAAACTCGTTCTCATCACTGTTGTTTCGGGTGTCGGTATGGATTGGTTGGTCAGCGGGCGGGCGCCCGAAAGATCGCTCAAGCTAGAAGGGATTACTGCAGTTTCACTCGAGTACTTGGCGAAGGATTCAATGGAGGAGCGCGCGCTTGTTGCAGTCAGGAGCGTTCCAGCTTCGAGTAAGATCAAGTTTGTTGATCAGATTGAGTCAACTAGCGCAGCGCTTCGTGAAGAGTTTTATCCGGGCCACAAATGCCCTTAG
- a CDS encoding sensor histidine kinase, with translation MVAEYRALRASVLRRWSKHEAFSAASIDDIVRFNEAIDQAVAESLAEYSAEVESWRQIFLGALGHDLRGPLTAVVFTADVLVEKTRGTPFARQAERISSGGLRMTRLLDDLLGYCKSKLGAGMEINREQCELGPLIGEEVELLRAAHPDTSFRFKSSEHTDGSFDASRIREAVHNLGTNAAKYGQAGTDVGVEVASNAEEVRITVSNSGAPLTEAALQSLFDPLRRGSADASKDERLSLGLGLYLVREIAAAHGGAVNATSADGVTRFAISLPRTS, from the coding sequence ATGGTTGCCGAGTATCGCGCGCTCCGCGCGTCGGTGCTGCGGCGCTGGTCAAAGCATGAAGCTTTTTCCGCTGCGTCGATCGACGACATCGTCCGTTTCAACGAGGCGATTGATCAAGCGGTTGCAGAGTCCTTAGCAGAGTATTCCGCCGAAGTAGAGTCCTGGCGTCAGATCTTTCTTGGGGCACTAGGCCATGATTTGCGCGGGCCTTTGACAGCTGTCGTGTTCACTGCCGATGTGCTCGTTGAGAAAACTCGGGGCACGCCGTTCGCGCGGCAAGCAGAGCGCATTTCAAGTGGCGGTTTGCGGATGACGCGTCTTCTTGACGATCTGCTTGGATACTGCAAGAGCAAGCTTGGCGCTGGTATGGAGATCAATCGCGAGCAGTGCGAACTCGGCCCGCTGATAGGCGAGGAGGTGGAGCTTTTGCGAGCGGCCCACCCTGATACCTCTTTCCGCTTTAAGTCGAGCGAACACACCGATGGAAGCTTCGACGCTTCTCGGATCCGTGAGGCCGTTCACAACTTGGGCACCAACGCAGCCAAATACGGGCAGGCCGGCACCGATGTAGGCGTTGAGGTCGCAAGCAATGCAGAGGAGGTCAGGATCACGGTCTCCAACTCTGGCGCGCCACTGACCGAAGCTGCATTACAGTCTCTTTTCGATCCGCTCAGGCGCGGATCTGCGGATGCCTCGAAGGACGAACGCTTGAGTCTCGGCTTAGGGCTCTACTTGGTTCGAGAGATCGCCGCCGCGCATGGTGGGGCAGTTAACGCGACGTCGGCTGACGGCGTCACGCGATTTGCAATTTCGCTCCCTCGGACAAGCTGA
- a CDS encoding MobA/MobL family protein gives MEDIGINLRNLGRARGDSVIEVAAHLAGIDLFDVRTNRLHRGSRADGILSSRMLAPADAPRSALDVESFWIASEHFEPRANARLGRLISLPLARHLSLVGQSELASQIGEMLVARYSAVILAAVHKLSSAGIEAHFLLSARQVRQSGFGSRAGAMFDAGSGSGAKEIAALTELVNAIIRSYQEGGGSAPPQAQADASLIPRPDFRVPRRPLTPLDAAQIEMQLALARADARGVLVPTSPGHSHAAAFADRIYARRAAPPPAALLVRESGPPASWMARNLGRLARKARNGQDSWARLLGSESELLGRWRDSILTAGSKARSAAMISPGTQLDQGFLQALAALEVDRAPIYGMRPFFFLDIEALSSTVTTYAAALRAPHDDMERVMRARVQLTQAINPAERASSAAIRAAREAFDIARAQTTDAAKTRGQSQLREARREMREAREHVEHHYHITQAVLIDPDPFAAFDEPPDGGARSSDSHQRQLRPTSSTGPGR, from the coding sequence ATGGAAGACATTGGCATCAATCTTCGAAATCTCGGCCGCGCCAGGGGCGACTCGGTCATCGAGGTCGCAGCCCACCTCGCGGGGATCGATCTCTTCGACGTCCGCACCAACCGATTGCACCGGGGCTCCCGCGCGGATGGCATCCTCAGTAGCCGTATGCTCGCGCCGGCAGACGCTCCGCGCTCTGCGCTGGATGTCGAGAGCTTCTGGATTGCCAGCGAGCACTTCGAGCCGCGCGCCAATGCACGGCTCGGCCGCCTGATCTCCCTTCCCCTCGCCCGCCACCTGAGCCTGGTTGGACAAAGTGAGCTGGCAAGCCAGATTGGCGAGATGCTTGTGGCCCGCTACAGCGCAGTCATCCTCGCCGCAGTGCATAAGCTGTCCAGCGCCGGTATCGAAGCGCATTTCTTGCTCTCCGCACGCCAAGTCAGACAATCAGGCTTCGGCTCCCGCGCCGGCGCGATGTTTGACGCAGGCTCCGGCAGCGGTGCAAAAGAAATCGCAGCGCTCACCGAGCTCGTCAACGCGATCATCAGGTCCTATCAAGAGGGCGGCGGTAGCGCGCCGCCGCAGGCCCAGGCAGACGCCTCGCTGATACCGAGACCCGACTTTCGGGTGCCTCGCCGTCCCCTGACGCCACTGGACGCGGCCCAGATCGAGATGCAACTCGCTCTAGCGCGGGCGGATGCACGCGGCGTTCTCGTTCCCACATCCCCAGGCCATTCGCATGCCGCGGCGTTTGCTGATCGCATCTACGCACGCCGCGCGGCTCCGCCTCCGGCAGCTCTGCTCGTGCGCGAGTCGGGGCCACCCGCCAGCTGGATGGCGCGGAACCTCGGCCGGCTCGCCCGTAAGGCGCGCAACGGCCAGGACTCTTGGGCACGCTTGTTAGGAAGTGAATCCGAACTCTTAGGTCGCTGGCGCGACTCAATCTTGACAGCTGGCAGCAAAGCGCGTTCGGCAGCGATGATCAGTCCGGGCACTCAGCTCGATCAAGGGTTCCTGCAGGCCCTCGCCGCGCTCGAAGTTGACCGGGCACCTATCTATGGCATGCGTCCTTTCTTCTTTCTCGACATCGAAGCGCTTTCAAGCACCGTTACCACTTACGCAGCTGCGCTCCGCGCGCCGCACGATGACATGGAGCGCGTCATGCGTGCACGCGTCCAGCTCACCCAGGCCATCAATCCCGCAGAGCGCGCGTCATCCGCAGCCATCCGCGCTGCGCGCGAAGCGTTTGACATAGCGCGCGCCCAGACGACCGACGCCGCCAAGACGCGGGGGCAGTCGCAACTTCGTGAGGCGAGGCGCGAGATGCGCGAGGCGCGCGAACACGTCGAGCACCACTACCACATCACGCAGGCCGTTCTGATCGATCCCGATCCGTTCGCGGCCTTCGATGAACCGCCGGATGGCGGCGCGCGAAGCAGCGACTCGCATCAGCGCCAGTTGCGGCCGACGTCTTCGACCGGTCCGGGACGCTAA